The nucleotide window CACCAGCCGGCCGACGTGGACCCGTTCGCCGTGACCCCGCCCAAGGTGGCCCCGCGCAGCGAGCCCGAGCCGGACCACGGCTTCACGCGCGGCTCCGGCGCCGGCGGCGACATCTTCGGCGGCGGCCTCGACCGCACGGCCATGCCCGACCTGGAGATCGAGACCTCGTTCAGCATGAGGACCGATCCGTTCGCCACCGGCGGCGACGCGACCGCCGAGCCCGACCTTTCGGGTGACGGCGAAAAGGTGTACGATCTGGAAGCGTTCGGGGCCGAATCGGTGGTGGCCGACGAGGTGCCCGTGGCGGAGACGCCGCTGGCGGCGGCGCCCGAGGTCGTTGCGGCGGCACCGGTCGCGCCGGTTGCGCCGGCCGCGCCGGTGGTTCCCGAGGAGCCGTCGGCCGAGGCCGACGCCGGTGAACACGTGCACGACCTGTCCGAGTTCGACGCGACGCCCCTGACGCTGGAAGCGGAACCCGCGTCGCGGGCCGCCGCCAGCGTCGCGCACGACACCGCCGAGAAGGTGTACGACCTGGCCGAGTTCGGTGCGGTGCGCATCGACGAGGCCGGTGGGGGTGCCGGCGACGAGGAGATCTACGAATTGGCCGAGTTCGGGGCCGTGCCCCTGGGCTGAACGGCGGGCGGGACCCGAGCGGCTCCCCGCGCGGGAGCCGGCGGACGACGATGACCGACACCATCTTGCCCGATTCCTTCGTGGGCCTCCTGGCCCGGCATCTGGCGAAGCTGCATGAGCAGCTTCGCCATTTGCATACGTCCCCGGCCGATCCGGTGCGCGATCCGGCCCGCGCCTTCGCCGCGGTCAACCGGTTGCGGGCGGCGGCGGTCGCCCTGGCGGCCCAGGACCCCGCCGGCGCAAACGTCCTGCTGCCGGAACTGCGCGGCCCCCTGGCCGAACTCGTCGCCGGTCCGGCCGACAGCCCGCTGCAGCTGCCGGGACACCTGGTCGAACCCTGCATCCAGCTGGCCGACCTGCTGGACACCGTCTTCGCGCGGGCCGACGCCGGCGTCGACCATGCGACCCTCGCCGCGGACCCGCGCTGGGAATCGGTGCTGGCCGCCTTCCTCAACGCCGGCACCATGCTGCAGGATCTGGACATCATGGAGGACCTGCTCGCGGCCTGGGGTCGCCGCTACGGCAACACCGACCTGAGCCGCTCCCAGGAGGAGGCCCTGCGCCGCCGCTGGAGCCTGCTGCGGGCCTTCGGTGACAGCCTCTTCGGCACGCCCCCGGTCGGGGCGTCCGGCCGTCACGCGGCGCCGCCCGTGTCCGGGGAAGCCGAGCGCCTGCGCGGCCGTCTGGTCGCCCTCGTGCTCGACGGCTCGTTCCGGCGCAGCCTCCTGACCGAACGCCTGCGCGAATGCGGCTGCCGGGTCGCCGAGCTCGAAGGGCCCGACGACCTGCCGGCCCTCGTCGCCGCGGCCGAGCCGCCGGCCCTGCTCCTGTGCGACAACCTCGAACCCACGCGCCACCTCGCGGCGGTGCGGGCCCGGCTCGGGCAGCTCGCGCCCGAGGATGCGCCGCCGCTCGTGCTCGTCGCCGGCGCCGGCGAGACGGCGGATCGCCTCCGGGAACGGGCACGAAGCCTCGGCGCCCGCGGCGCCTGGACCGAACCCTGGCGGGCGGCCGATCTGGCGCTCTGGCTCGATTGAGGCCTCCTGCGGGCCGATTGCGGATTGCAATATCCCTCGCGTCCTTCTTGTATCCTGCACCGCCGCGCACGGCGAGCCGGTTCCCCGTCGTGGCCGGTGATTTCCATTAAACCCTCAATTTTCCCGGAGAAATGCCGAATTCAATCTCGGCGACGGACAAGGCACGGCGTTTGCAGAAACCGGGTGAATCGTGATGTGGCACGCATCGCAGCAGCACCCTGGAAGGAGCACCCCCAATGCCTGAGTACAACGATTCGTCCAAGATCTATATCGGGGGAGAAGATCAGTTTGGACAGGTCATGACGTCCGTCGAGGCGGCCGAGTACCTGAAAATGCACGTGAAGACGGTTTGCCGTCTGGCCAAGGAAGGCAAGATTCCGGCGAAGAAGGTGGGCAGCGAATGGCGCTTCCTGCGGACCGTGCTGGACAACTGGCTGGCCGAGGCCCTGGTGTGAGCGATCATCCGGGCTCCCACGCGCACAACCGGAACTCGAAGCCAGGACGGCCCCTCGCCGTCCTGGTTTCGGGCAAGGCATG belongs to bacterium and includes:
- a CDS encoding helix-turn-helix domain-containing protein, which gives rise to MPEYNDSSKIYIGGEDQFGQVMTSVEAAEYLKMHVKTVCRLAKEGKIPAKKVGSEWRFLRTVLDNWLAEALV